One stretch of Chlamydia abortus DNA includes these proteins:
- a CDS encoding NhaD family Na+:H+ antiporter translates to MLKFQLCALFLFGYIAIVFEHIVRVNKSAVALAMGGLMWLVCFSHIQHADHMILAEEIADMAQVIFFLFAAMAIVELIDAHKGFSLIVRCCYIQSRTLLLWVLIGLSFFLSAALDNLTSIIIIISILKRLVKSREDRLLLGAICVISVNAGGAWTPLGDVTTTMLWINNKVTSWGIIRALFVPSLVCVLIAGICAQFLLKKRSSGMISKDVEIEGSPKKSGLIICIGLGSLLMVPVWKACLGVPPFIGALLGLGLVWLASDWVHSPHGEDRYHLRIPHILTKIDISSITFFIGILLAVNALTFSNILSELSVSMDRIFSRNVVAIFIGLISSVLDNVPLVAATMGMYQVPIDDTLWKLIAYAAGTGGSILIIGSAAGVAFMGIEKVDFLWYLKTISWIALASYFGGLFSYFMLERIAMFF, encoded by the coding sequence ATGTTGAAATTCCAATTGTGTGCTCTGTTTTTATTTGGATACATCGCGATTGTTTTCGAACATATTGTGCGAGTCAATAAGTCTGCTGTAGCTCTGGCTATGGGAGGTTTGATGTGGCTAGTGTGTTTTTCTCATATACAACATGCAGATCACATGATTCTAGCTGAAGAAATTGCTGACATGGCTCAGGTCATTTTTTTTTTATTCGCAGCAATGGCTATAGTTGAACTTATAGATGCACACAAAGGGTTTTCTCTTATCGTCCGGTGTTGTTACATACAATCGAGAACTCTATTGCTTTGGGTCCTTATTGGGCTTTCTTTCTTTTTATCAGCAGCTCTCGATAATTTAACTTCTATCATCATTATTATCTCTATTTTGAAACGCTTGGTGAAATCTAGAGAAGATCGGTTACTTTTAGGCGCTATTTGTGTGATTAGTGTGAATGCTGGGGGAGCTTGGACACCTTTAGGAGACGTAACAACAACAATGTTGTGGATTAATAATAAAGTCACTTCTTGGGGAATTATTCGCGCTCTATTTGTTCCTAGTTTGGTCTGTGTACTTATTGCTGGAATTTGTGCTCAGTTCCTGCTGAAAAAACGCTCTTCCGGAATGATTTCTAAGGATGTTGAGATAGAAGGATCGCCTAAAAAAAGTGGTTTAATTATTTGTATTGGTTTGGGTTCATTGTTAATGGTCCCGGTATGGAAAGCCTGTTTAGGGGTACCTCCGTTTATCGGTGCTTTGTTAGGTCTTGGGCTTGTTTGGCTAGCCAGTGATTGGGTGCATTCTCCTCACGGTGAGGATCGCTACCATCTGCGTATCCCACATATTTTGACGAAGATTGATATTTCCTCAATTACTTTCTTTATAGGAATCTTATTGGCCGTCAATGCTTTAACCTTTTCAAATATTCTTTCTGAACTCTCTGTAAGTATGGATAGAATATTTTCTAGGAACGTGGTTGCTATTTTTATTGGCCTTATTTCAAGTGTATTAGATAATGTTCCCCTTGTTGCTGCGACTATGGGTATGTATCAAGTTCCAATTGATGATACTTTATGGAAATTAATCGCGTATGCAGCAGGCACTGGAGGAAGCATTTTAATCATTGGATCAGCTGCTGGAGTTGCCTTTATGGGCATTGAGAAGGTGGATTTCTTATGGTATCTTAAGACAATTTCTTGGATTGCTTTGGCTAGTTATTTTGGCGGTCTGTTTTCATATTTTATGCTCGAGCGTATCGCCATGTTTTTTTGA
- the fumC gene encoding class II fumarate hydratase has protein sequence MRQENDSLGIVEVPEDKLYGAQTARSQKYFSWAPEVMPREVIRALVWIKKCAAKANRDLGFLDSKYCDMIVSASDEIIAGNFDEHFPLKVWQTGSGTQSNMNVNEVIANLAIQRHGGVLGSKTPIHPNDHVNKSQSSNDVFPTAMHIAAVMSLKKKLIPALDHLQRALDAKVAEFRDCVKIGRTHLMDAVPMTLGQEFSGYSSQIRQCLERVAFSLTHMYELAIGGTAVGTGLNVPEGFVDKMIHYLRQETGEPFIASSNYFSALSNHDILVHAHGVLATLSCALTKIATDLSFLGSGPRCGLGELLFPENELGSSIMPGKINPTQCEALQMVCAQVLGNNQAIIVGGSRGNFELNVMKPLIIYNFLQSVDILSGGMQAFADYFVSGLRVNKLRLKEYLDNSLMLVTALTPVLGYDKCSKMALKAFHENLSLKEACIQMGYLSAEEFDRLVVPESMVGKH, from the coding sequence ATGCGGCAAGAAAATGATAGTTTAGGAATCGTAGAAGTCCCTGAAGACAAGTTGTATGGAGCGCAAACAGCGCGTTCTCAGAAGTATTTCTCCTGGGCTCCTGAGGTGATGCCTCGAGAAGTTATTCGAGCTTTAGTATGGATTAAAAAATGTGCTGCTAAGGCCAATCGTGATCTAGGTTTTCTAGATTCAAAATATTGTGACATGATTGTTTCTGCTTCTGATGAGATTATCGCAGGCAATTTTGATGAACATTTCCCTCTAAAAGTTTGGCAGACAGGTAGTGGAACGCAATCAAATATGAATGTGAACGAGGTGATTGCGAATCTAGCTATTCAACGTCACGGAGGGGTTTTAGGTAGCAAAACACCCATACATCCTAATGATCATGTAAATAAATCTCAATCTTCAAATGATGTATTCCCAACAGCTATGCATATTGCTGCAGTCATGAGTCTGAAGAAGAAACTCATTCCTGCTCTGGATCATTTACAGAGGGCGTTAGATGCTAAGGTTGCGGAATTTCGAGATTGTGTCAAGATTGGCAGAACACATTTAATGGATGCTGTTCCTATGACATTAGGGCAGGAATTTTCTGGTTACAGTAGCCAAATACGTCAATGTTTAGAGAGAGTGGCTTTTTCGCTGACGCACATGTATGAATTAGCGATAGGAGGAACAGCAGTAGGAACAGGATTAAATGTTCCTGAAGGCTTTGTAGATAAGATGATTCACTATTTGCGTCAAGAAACAGGAGAGCCTTTCATTGCCTCATCTAATTATTTTTCAGCATTATCGAATCACGATATTTTAGTACATGCTCATGGTGTTTTAGCTACTTTATCCTGTGCTTTAACAAAGATTGCTACAGATTTAAGTTTTTTGGGATCAGGTCCTCGATGCGGTTTAGGGGAATTACTATTTCCTGAGAATGAACTGGGATCTTCGATAATGCCTGGGAAGATCAACCCAACGCAATGCGAAGCTTTGCAGATGGTTTGTGCTCAGGTTCTTGGTAATAACCAGGCAATCATTGTTGGTGGAAGTCGAGGGAACTTCGAACTTAATGTAATGAAACCTTTGATAATTTATAACTTTTTACAATCTGTAGATATCCTCTCAGGTGGTATGCAAGCCTTTGCTGATTATTTTGTTTCAGGTTTGCGAGTGAATAAGCTTCGACTTAAAGAATACTTGGATAACTCTTTGATGCTTGTTACTGCCTTAACTCCTGTTTTAGGTTATGATAAATGCTCGAAAATGGCTTTGAAAGCTTTTCATGAAAACCTAAGTTTAAAAGAAGCCTGTATACAGATGGGCTACTTATCAGCAGAAGAGTTCGATCGTCTTGTTGTTCCCGAATCTATGGTGGGGAAACATTAA
- a CDS encoding ABC transporter substrate-binding protein encodes MKKKLLCYFLTTSFFLLFWEYFSKNNPSFSFLCPPPSKIAVNFLHSTHLIASSSWYTLQGILGGFFLALLLSIGLVILMLAYKPAKDLLNPFFILVQCTPMFTLAPLIVLWFGWGLNAVIVPTALTVFFPLTITIYQGITSTPEEFLEQFILHQATKQQIFIKLRLPHALPHIFSGLKIAMGSAGFAAIAGEWLASQSGLGILILESRRNYDMEMTFAGLFALTLLTFTLFQSILLIEKLTFALFRIEKTTKKYRLPNKKFACLLIPLLILPLWKFKTKQVHQSHLTPITLLLDWTPNPNHIPLYVGVSKGFFRDQGIDLHIQKSTDTGAVIPHVLFEQVDLTLYHALGIIKTSLQGADIQIVGSLIDSTLQGFIYRKESNISKIEDLNNKVLGFCLNNSRDLSYLLETLRLHGVVPSEVRNVSSDLISPMLLKKIDFLYGAFYNIEGAKLETLGMPVGCFLSDSYGLPTGPQLLLCGKKNTKATSPEVVEAIQIALQKSINYCKKHPKKSFQAYIKATPDTPKIIKDEFLQWKITLPLLSKSQEPLNTHLIDTLLQAILKRYPNFEDKILSFSPEQIYPSNSQVCQDEKKREQDEIEHLEALPLASAQH; translated from the coding sequence ATGAAAAAAAAACTTTTATGTTATTTTCTAACTACTTCATTTTTCCTTTTGTTTTGGGAATATTTTTCTAAAAATAATCCCTCCTTTTCCTTTTTATGCCCTCCACCATCAAAAATAGCTGTTAATTTTTTACATTCTACACATCTTATTGCTTCTTCTTCCTGGTATACTCTCCAAGGGATTTTAGGGGGATTCTTTTTAGCCCTATTATTGTCTATAGGGCTCGTCATCCTCATGCTAGCCTATAAACCTGCAAAAGATCTCCTGAACCCATTTTTCATATTGGTACAATGTACCCCCATGTTTACCCTAGCCCCTCTCATCGTACTATGGTTCGGCTGGGGATTGAATGCCGTCATTGTCCCGACAGCACTCACAGTATTTTTCCCATTAACAATCACGATCTATCAAGGGATAACATCAACTCCTGAAGAATTCCTAGAGCAATTTATTTTGCATCAAGCAACAAAACAACAAATTTTCATCAAACTACGTCTCCCTCATGCTCTTCCTCATATATTTTCAGGACTCAAAATTGCTATGGGATCTGCAGGATTTGCAGCAATAGCTGGAGAGTGGCTGGCTTCACAGTCTGGTCTAGGGATCCTTATCCTAGAAAGTCGAAGAAACTATGATATGGAAATGACCTTTGCAGGATTGTTTGCTTTAACCCTGCTCACATTTACTCTCTTTCAAAGCATTTTACTCATTGAGAAGCTAACCTTTGCCCTCTTTCGCATAGAAAAAACAACAAAGAAATATAGACTGCCTAATAAAAAATTCGCTTGTCTACTCATCCCATTACTCATTCTACCCCTATGGAAGTTTAAGACTAAGCAAGTACACCAAAGTCATCTCACACCTATAACTTTACTTTTAGACTGGACGCCTAACCCTAACCATATCCCGCTATATGTCGGCGTATCCAAAGGATTTTTCCGCGATCAAGGTATAGATTTACACATTCAAAAAAGTACAGATACAGGTGCGGTTATTCCCCATGTCCTATTTGAACAGGTCGACCTTACCCTATACCACGCTCTCGGAATAATAAAAACTTCGCTACAAGGAGCTGATATACAAATAGTTGGGTCTTTAATCGACTCTACACTACAAGGGTTTATCTATAGGAAAGAAAGTAATATTTCAAAAATAGAAGATTTGAATAATAAAGTTTTAGGATTCTGTTTAAACAACTCACGTGATCTTTCCTATCTATTAGAGACATTACGTCTACACGGTGTTGTTCCCTCGGAAGTACGAAATGTAAGCTCAGATTTAATCTCGCCAATGTTATTGAAAAAAATCGATTTCCTCTATGGAGCGTTTTACAATATAGAAGGCGCGAAACTAGAAACATTAGGAATGCCTGTAGGCTGCTTCCTCTCTGATTCCTATGGTCTTCCTACAGGGCCTCAGCTCCTTCTATGTGGAAAAAAAAATACCAAAGCCACCTCTCCAGAAGTTGTGGAGGCCATACAAATAGCTCTCCAAAAAAGCATTAACTATTGCAAAAAACACCCTAAAAAGTCCTTCCAAGCGTATATTAAAGCTACACCTGACACACCGAAAATCATTAAAGATGAATTTCTCCAATGGAAAATCACTCTCCCTTTACTGTCGAAATCTCAAGAGCCATTAAATACACATCTAATCGACACCTTGTTGCAGGCTATCCTAAAGCGCTATCCAAACTTTGAGGATAAAATCCTCAGTTTCTCTCCAGAGCAGATATACCCATCTAATTCACAGGTCTGCCAGGATGAGAAAAAACGTGAGCAAGACGAGATAGAACATCTCGAAGCACTTCCATTGGCTTCTGCTCAGCACTAA
- a CDS encoding solute carrier family 26 protein has product MKVALSFKHLIPKLYTCIKNGYTFNTFKKDFIAGLTVGVLAFPFAIAIAIGVGVSPIQGLLASIIGGFIASALGGSRVLISGPTSAFISILYCISAKYGVEGLFTITLMGGIFLVAFGLTGLGTFIKYMPYPVVTGLTTGLAVIIFSSQIRDFLGLQMGDTIPTDFIAKWVAYWDYLWTWDSKAFAVGLFTLLIMIYFRNYKPRYPGVMIAIIVASTLVWLLKIDIPTIGSRYGALPQSIPLPAFPHLSLTKMLQLMPDALTIAVLSGIETLLSAVVADGMTGWRHQSNCQLVAQGIANIGTSFFAGMPVTGSLSRTAASIKSGATTPIAGLIHSAFICVILLALAPLTVKIPLTCLAAVLILIAWNMSEIHHFIHLFTAPKKDVVVLLTVFILTVMTTITSAVQVGMMLAAFLFMKQMSDLSDVISTAKFFDENKQTKDNDLFSKSEVPAHTEIYEINGPFFFGIADRLKNLLNEIEKPPKIFILCMSRVPTIDASAMHALEEFFLECDRQGTLLLLAGVKKTPLSDLKRYHLDELIGVDHIFSNTKSALLFAQALINLESKSSH; this is encoded by the coding sequence GTGAAAGTCGCCTTATCGTTTAAACATCTTATTCCCAAACTCTATACTTGTATTAAGAACGGTTATACCTTTAATACATTTAAAAAAGACTTCATAGCCGGACTTACTGTAGGTGTATTAGCATTTCCTTTTGCCATTGCTATTGCTATCGGTGTCGGCGTATCCCCCATACAAGGTTTATTAGCATCCATCATCGGAGGATTTATAGCCTCAGCATTAGGTGGTAGCCGTGTTCTTATATCAGGACCCACTAGTGCTTTCATTTCTATACTTTATTGCATTTCAGCAAAATACGGCGTTGAAGGGTTATTTACAATCACCCTCATGGGAGGGATATTCCTCGTAGCCTTTGGACTTACTGGACTAGGCACCTTCATTAAATATATGCCCTATCCCGTCGTCACAGGATTAACAACAGGGTTAGCTGTTATCATTTTCTCCTCTCAAATTAGAGACTTTTTAGGTCTACAAATGGGGGATACTATCCCTACAGACTTTATTGCTAAATGGGTAGCGTATTGGGATTACCTATGGACATGGGATAGCAAAGCTTTTGCTGTAGGGCTGTTCACTCTACTCATCATGATTTACTTCCGTAATTACAAACCACGATATCCGGGAGTGATGATAGCAATTATCGTAGCTTCAACACTAGTTTGGTTACTAAAAATTGACATTCCCACGATCGGCAGTCGTTATGGAGCTCTACCACAATCTATACCTTTACCTGCATTCCCCCATCTCAGTCTGACAAAGATGTTACAACTCATGCCAGATGCATTAACCATTGCTGTTCTTTCAGGCATAGAAACCTTGCTGTCGGCTGTAGTTGCTGACGGTATGACTGGATGGAGACATCAATCTAACTGCCAACTCGTAGCTCAAGGCATTGCGAATATCGGGACATCTTTCTTTGCAGGGATGCCTGTAACAGGGTCTTTATCAAGAACAGCTGCAAGTATTAAATCTGGAGCTACCACTCCTATTGCAGGATTAATTCACTCCGCTTTTATTTGCGTTATTCTTTTGGCCTTAGCCCCCTTAACAGTAAAAATTCCCCTTACCTGTTTAGCCGCTGTCCTTATCCTCATTGCCTGGAACATGAGTGAAATTCACCACTTCATTCATTTATTTACCGCACCTAAAAAAGATGTCGTTGTTCTTCTGACCGTTTTTATTCTTACGGTTATGACAACCATCACGTCTGCAGTGCAGGTAGGTATGATGTTAGCCGCGTTTCTATTTATGAAACAAATGAGTGATCTTTCTGATGTGATATCCACAGCAAAGTTCTTTGATGAAAATAAGCAGACAAAAGATAATGATCTCTTTTCTAAATCTGAAGTTCCTGCTCATACAGAAATTTACGAAATCAACGGCCCATTTTTCTTTGGAATTGCCGATAGATTGAAAAATCTTCTAAATGAAATAGAGAAACCTCCTAAAATTTTCATATTGTGCATGAGTCGCGTACCTACAATCGACGCATCTGCTATGCACGCTCTAGAAGAATTCTTCCTTGAGTGTGATCGTCAGGGAACGCTTTTACTTTTAGCAGGAGTAAAAAAAACACCACTAAGTGATCTCAAACGTTATCATTTAGATGAACTTATTGGTGTTGATCACATCTTTTCGAATACGAAAAGTGCTCTCTTATTCGCTCAAGCCCTAATTAATTTAGAGAGCAAATCGTCTCATTAA
- a CDS encoding MarC family protein has protein sequence MLTLINLSLLFYVLFDSPGSIPVFVSLLKRFSAKRQQRIILRECIFALVTLILFVTFGRKFFHFLDISLYAFQFIGGVLLFSVSLKMMLVPPPVESDSSEPQSEPIFFPLAFPVITGPAVITSLLSYMEEALLSKEIIFSAMIIAWVLSVFTLLSSSFFNHILGSSGLVALERLFSIALLLMSANLMLKGISIAFNIGFYIQ, from the coding sequence ATGCTAACTCTCATCAATCTTAGCTTATTATTTTACGTACTTTTTGATTCTCCTGGATCTATCCCTGTTTTCGTATCTCTGTTAAAGCGCTTTTCTGCCAAAAGGCAACAACGCATCATTCTCAGAGAATGTATTTTTGCTCTTGTTACCCTAATACTTTTTGTTACTTTCGGAAGAAAATTCTTCCACTTTCTTGACATTTCCTTGTACGCATTTCAATTTATTGGAGGCGTTCTACTGTTCTCCGTCTCATTAAAAATGATGCTTGTACCCCCACCAGTAGAATCCGACTCATCTGAACCACAATCCGAGCCCATCTTCTTTCCCCTGGCTTTCCCTGTAATCACTGGCCCTGCTGTAATTACTTCTTTACTCAGCTATATGGAAGAAGCTTTGTTATCTAAAGAAATTATTTTCAGTGCTATGATCATTGCTTGGGTACTTTCCGTATTTACTTTATTAAGTTCGAGCTTTTTTAATCACATTCTGGGATCTTCAGGCTTAGTCGCCTTAGAAAGATTATTCAGCATCGCGTTATTATTAATGTCGGCAAACCTCATGCTTAAAGGTATTTCAATAGCATTTAATATAGGATTTTATATTCAGTAG
- a CDS encoding nucleoside monophosphate kinase, whose product MIDKLIAESIKLYTKPFSSILLFGPPGAGKDLLGNFIAHGGSQVYVSLGDIFRCYPIESPIRQLFHKYAVSGSLIPDEDVVVVWNYYVQGLIATGKFLPDRQDLLISGLPRTVDQAKLLDSYIHVRHVIILEVHEEAQLLKRTQNSLYSKGRINEVGIEVLQKRLQSYQKDIDAIIQHYPIHKVSRISAEQKPMEVLRDVLSRLAHVFSHPGRPVN is encoded by the coding sequence ATGATCGATAAATTGATAGCTGAAAGCATAAAACTTTATACTAAACCTTTTTCTTCTATTCTTTTATTCGGTCCTCCGGGTGCTGGTAAAGATTTATTAGGAAATTTTATAGCACACGGTGGTAGCCAAGTTTATGTTTCTTTAGGAGATATTTTCCGTTGTTATCCTATAGAGTCTCCGATTCGCCAACTGTTTCATAAATATGCAGTTTCCGGATCTTTGATTCCTGATGAAGATGTTGTTGTTGTTTGGAACTACTATGTTCAAGGGCTGATAGCTACGGGGAAGTTTCTTCCAGATCGTCAGGATTTACTTATTAGTGGGCTTCCAAGAACGGTGGATCAAGCCAAGCTTCTTGATTCCTATATTCATGTACGTCATGTAATTATTTTAGAAGTGCATGAAGAAGCGCAGTTACTCAAACGCACGCAAAATTCTCTCTATAGTAAGGGAAGAATCAATGAAGTAGGTATTGAAGTATTACAAAAGCGTTTGCAGTCCTATCAAAAAGACATAGATGCGATTATTCAACATTATCCCATTCATAAGGTATCGCGCATTAGTGCTGAGCAGAAGCCAATGGAAGTGCTTCGAGATGTTCTATCTCGTCTTGCTCACGTTTTTTCTCATCCTGGCAGACCTGTGAATTAG
- a CDS encoding DUF720 domain-containing protein, with the protein MWFSSTPLQANPRAVIDVPGTSITGGPNTATADEIIAKFAKDSNPLIITVYYVYQSVLVAQDNLSIIAQELQSNASAQTFLNNQEALYQYVTIPKNKLNDNSSAFLQDVQATNQAVGASRQALQNQISGLGNGSQVISSHLNTNNNIIQQSLQVGQALIQTFSQIVSLIANI; encoded by the coding sequence ATGTGGTTCTCTTCTACACCACTGCAAGCTAACCCAAGAGCCGTTATCGATGTTCCAGGAACATCTATCACAGGCGGTCCTAATACAGCAACAGCTGATGAAATTATTGCAAAATTTGCTAAAGATTCCAATCCGCTGATTATTACCGTGTACTATGTCTATCAATCTGTATTGGTTGCTCAAGATAACTTATCTATTATCGCTCAAGAACTTCAGTCTAATGCTTCTGCTCAAACTTTTTTAAACAACCAAGAAGCTTTATACCAATACGTAACTATCCCTAAAAATAAATTAAACGATAACTCATCAGCATTCTTGCAAGATGTTCAAGCAACGAACCAAGCTGTTGGAGCTTCTAGACAAGCATTACAAAACCAAATTTCAGGACTAGGAAATGGCTCCCAAGTGATTTCAAGTCACTTGAATACCAATAATAACATTATCCAACAGTCTCTACAAGTTGGTCAGGCTTTAATTCAAACATTCTCACAAATTGTGAGCTTGATAGCTAACATTTAA
- a CDS encoding MarC family protein — translation MDTFYSLLPQACILLLATDALTNVLVLNHVLARYSRKERLSLLVRESLFALFSMFALYEAAVGTLYVLKTPLCAIQVVGGIAVTLTSMRAILNLSKENSWKGFTTPSALSMVTPIALPLMIGPSWLAACCILIGKRYSFASISLILILSWVFISLTTIILQVFVSGGKDKAKVLLATQTVLGLFATIVGTQLLMSGLQLAFL, via the coding sequence ATGGACACTTTTTATTCTTTATTACCTCAAGCTTGTATACTATTGCTGGCGACGGATGCCTTAACTAATGTGTTAGTGTTAAATCACGTACTAGCGCGTTACTCAAGAAAAGAACGGTTGTCACTATTAGTACGAGAAAGTCTGTTCGCTCTTTTTAGCATGTTTGCTTTATATGAAGCCGCCGTGGGCACCTTGTATGTATTAAAAACTCCTCTATGTGCAATACAAGTTGTAGGAGGCATTGCCGTCACATTGACAAGCATGAGGGCTATTTTAAACCTAAGTAAAGAAAATAGTTGGAAAGGTTTTACGACTCCCTCCGCTCTATCTATGGTAACGCCCATCGCTTTACCTCTAATGATCGGTCCTTCTTGGCTAGCAGCTTGTTGCATTTTGATAGGGAAACGTTACAGCTTCGCTTCCATTTCTCTTATTCTTATTCTTTCTTGGGTCTTTATTTCTCTAACCACTATAATCTTACAAGTTTTTGTCAGCGGAGGAAAAGATAAGGCAAAGGTACTCCTTGCTACCCAAACAGTACTTGGTCTCTTCGCAACGATCGTGGGTACCCAACTACTCATGTCCGGACTACAACTCGCCTTCTTATAA
- a CDS encoding methionyl aminopeptidase has protein sequence MKRNDPCWCGSKRKWKYCHPLAPKLSWEQQKQYYASQYDIILKTPKQIEKIRHACQITAHILDALCQASKEGVTTEDLDQLSRQLHKEYDAIPAPLNYGSPPFPKTICTSLNEVICHGIPNNTPLKNGDIMNIDVSCIVDGYYGDCSNMVMIGEVSEIKKRVCQASLDCLNAAIARLKPYVPLYEIGEAIEACADSYGFSVVDQFVGHGVGIKFHENPYVPHYRNRSAIPLAPGMIFTIEPMINVGKKEGVIDPNNHWEARTCDNQPSAQWEHTLLITETGYEILTLLEK, from the coding sequence ATGAAAAGAAATGATCCCTGCTGGTGTGGAAGCAAACGTAAATGGAAATATTGCCATCCTCTGGCCCCTAAACTATCTTGGGAACAACAAAAACAATATTACGCTTCGCAATACGATATTATTTTAAAGACTCCAAAACAAATCGAAAAAATCCGTCATGCTTGTCAAATAACTGCGCATATACTCGACGCTCTTTGCCAAGCATCTAAAGAAGGCGTAACTACAGAGGACTTAGACCAACTCTCCCGTCAATTACATAAAGAATATGACGCAATTCCAGCACCTCTAAATTATGGCTCTCCTCCTTTCCCAAAAACGATTTGCACTTCACTGAATGAAGTGATCTGTCACGGCATTCCTAACAATACCCCTTTAAAAAACGGCGATATCATGAACATCGATGTTTCTTGTATTGTTGATGGGTATTACGGAGATTGTAGCAATATGGTCATGATTGGCGAGGTCTCTGAAATAAAAAAACGCGTCTGTCAAGCATCTTTAGATTGTTTGAACGCAGCAATTGCTAGATTAAAGCCCTATGTACCTCTATACGAAATCGGCGAAGCTATAGAAGCTTGTGCCGATAGTTATGGATTTTCTGTAGTAGATCAGTTTGTAGGTCACGGTGTGGGTATAAAATTCCATGAAAACCCCTATGTCCCGCATTACAGGAATCGTAGTGCTATACCCTTGGCTCCTGGTATGATATTTACTATAGAGCCCATGATCAACGTAGGCAAAAAAGAAGGGGTTATAGATCCCAATAACCATTGGGAAGCAAGAACTTGCGACAATCAACCTAGCGCACAGTGGGAACACACCCTACTTATTACTGAGACAGGTTATGAGATACTAACTCTTCTAGAGAAATAA
- a CDS encoding DUF720 domain-containing protein — protein sequence MAVQPINTTSTASIASGEATQATQLPPLDPLNTPPIGALLFSIYELLLQAIEIRQQTVLTQSQQLNDNTNIQQQLNQATNQIKFAVVSAGAKENEITRVQNQNQNYSAQRSNIQDELVTARQNGQIILSHASTNINIIQQLASQDSSFLKTTSSIGSTVNQLNKPPS from the coding sequence ATGGCAGTACAACCTATTAACACCACATCTACAGCTTCAATAGCATCTGGAGAAGCGACGCAGGCTACTCAACTTCCCCCCTTGGATCCACTAAATACACCTCCTATTGGCGCTTTGCTTTTTAGCATTTACGAGCTTCTTTTACAAGCGATTGAAATTCGACAACAAACAGTTCTGACTCAATCACAACAATTAAATGATAATACTAATATCCAACAACAATTAAACCAAGCAACTAATCAAATCAAATTTGCTGTGGTAAGTGCTGGGGCGAAAGAAAACGAAATCACTCGTGTACAAAACCAAAACCAAAACTACTCTGCTCAAAGATCAAATATTCAAGATGAATTGGTTACTGCTAGACAAAATGGGCAAATTATTCTCTCACACGCATCTACGAACATCAACATCATCCAACAACTAGCCTCACAAGATTCTTCCTTCTTAAAGACGACCAGTTCTATTGGAAGTACAGTAAACCAATTAAATAAACCTCCTTCATAA
- a CDS encoding CT847 family type III secretion system effector — MSVYSIAPDVDKVPTVVPPSTKVVSDNTVINKPSAIYFCISVMLQLFTSTTEFGKAIMAVLQDNTIAQQKKTKELINLPLLKVPDLQKADNFNEDKPEYKNQTEIQAYQTSNQQISANRQLIQQELSAAQQRAQANQKAVNATSTESMKLLQATTALLSSLQEYTIKANLTTSPSD, encoded by the coding sequence ATGAGCGTCTATTCTATAGCACCAGATGTGGATAAAGTCCCTACAGTAGTTCCCCCATCGACAAAAGTTGTATCTGACAACACGGTAATAAATAAACCCTCTGCCATCTACTTCTGTATTTCCGTTATGCTACAGTTATTTACATCGACTACAGAATTTGGAAAAGCGATCATGGCAGTATTACAAGATAATACGATAGCTCAACAAAAGAAAACAAAAGAGCTAATCAACCTACCCTTATTAAAAGTCCCTGATCTGCAAAAAGCTGATAATTTTAATGAGGATAAGCCCGAGTACAAAAACCAAACTGAAATCCAAGCATACCAAACTTCAAACCAACAAATCTCTGCTAACCGACAGCTTATCCAACAAGAGCTTTCCGCAGCACAGCAAAGAGCTCAAGCAAATCAAAAGGCAGTGAATGCAACTTCTACAGAGTCTATGAAGTTATTGCAAGCAACTACAGCGCTCCTATCTTCATTACAAGAATATACTATTAAAGCAAATCTAACGACATCTCCGTCTGATTAA